Proteins encoded in a region of the Balaenoptera musculus isolate JJ_BM4_2016_0621 chromosome 21, mBalMus1.pri.v3, whole genome shotgun sequence genome:
- the AP3M2 gene encoding AP-3 complex subunit mu-2 — protein sequence MIHSLFLINSSGDIFLEKHWKSVVSRSVCDYFFEAQERATEAENVPPVISTPHHYLLSVYRHKIFFVAVIQTEVPPLFVIEFLHRVVDTFQDYFGVCSEPVIKDNVVVVYEVLEEMLDNGFPLATESNILKELIKPPTILRTVVNTITGSTNVGDQLPTGQLSVVPWRRTGVKYTNNEAYFDVIEEIDAIIDKSGSTVTAEIQGVIDACVKLAGMPDLTLSFMNPRLLDDVSFHPCVRFKRWESERILSFIPPDGNFRLLSYHVSAQNLVAIPVYVKHNISFRDSSSLGRFEITVGPKQTMGKTIEGVTLSSQMPRGVLNMSLTPSQGTHTFDPVTKMLSWDVGKINPQKLPSLKGTMSLQAGASKPDENPTINLQFKIQQLAISGLKVNRLDMYGEKYKPFKGIKYMTKAGKFQVRT from the exons ATGATTCACAGCCTTTTCTTGATCAACTCCTCTGGAGATATTTTCCTGGAGAAACACTGGAAGAGTGTGGTCAGCCGTTCTGTTTGCGATTACTTTTTTGAGGCACAAGAGCGAGCAACTGAGGCTGAAAATGTTCCTCCAGTTATCTCCACCCCTCACCACTATCTCCTAAGTGTTTACCGTCACAAGATCTTTTTTGTGGCTGTGATCCAGACGGAGGTGCCACCTCTGTTTGTCATTGAGTTCCTTCACCGAGTAGTGGACACGTTTCAG GATTATTTTGGAGTCTGTTCGGAGCCAGTGATAAAAGACAATGTGGTTGTGGTTTATGAGGTATTGGAAGAGATGCTTGACAACGGGTTTCCATTGGCTACCGAGTCGAACATCCTCAAAGAACTGATAAAGCCGCCCACTATCCTTCGAACCGTTGTCAACACCATCACAG GAAGCACCAATGTGGGTGACCAGCTTCCCACCGGGCAGCTGTCCGTGGTGCCTTGGCGACGGACTGGGGTGAAATACACCAACAATGAGGCCTATTTTGATGTGATTGAAGAGATTGATGCCATCATTGATAAATCAG GGTCCACAGTCACTGCCGAGATCCAGGGGGTCATCGATGCCTGTGTCAAGCTGGCCGGAATGCCCGACCTTACGCTTTCCTTCATG AACCCCAGGCTGCTGGATGATGTCAGCTTCCACCCCTGCGTCCGCTTCAAGCGCTGGGAGTCCGAGCGCATCCTCTCCTTCATCCCTCCCGACGGCAACTTCCGCCTGCTCTCGTACCACGTCAGTGCGCAGAA cCTGGTGGCGATTCCAGTTTATGTCAAACATAACATCAGCTTCCGGGACAGTAGTTCTCTTGGCCGCTTTGAAATAACGGTGGGCCCCAAGCAGACTATGGGGAAGACCATCGAGGGGGTGACCCTCAGCAGCCAAATGCCCAGAGGCGTCCTCAACATGAGCCTCACGCCGTCTCAGGGGACGCACACGTTTGACCCAGTTACCAAG aTGCTGTCTTGGGATGTAGGAAAAATAAATCCCCAAAAGCTCCCCAGTTTGAAGGGGACCATGAGTCTTCAGGCTGGAGCTTCCAAACCCGATGAGAACCCCACGATTAACCTGCAGTTTAAGATCCAGCAGCTGGCCATTTCTG gacTCAAAGTGAATCGTCTGGATATGTATGGAGAGAAGTACAAACCCTTTAAGGGCATAAAATACATGACCAAAGCTGGCAAGTTCCAAGTTCGAACCTGA
- the PLAT gene encoding tissue-type plasminogen activator, giving the protein MMNAMKRELLCVLLLCGAVFSSPSQEIHRRLRRGARSHRGGVTCRDEKTQMTYLQHESWLRPLLRGNRVEHCWCNGGRAQCHSVPVNSCSKPQCFNRGTCWQALYSSEFVCQCPEGFIGKRCEIDASATCYKDRGVTYRGRWSTAESGAECVNWNSSSLAMKPYSGRRPDAIRLGLGNHNYCRNPDQDSKPWCYIFKAGKYISEFCSTPACGKEKDGDCYQGKGLAYRGTHSLTASGASCLPWSSMILMRKIYTAWKSNAQALGLGKHNHCRNPDGDAQPWCHVLKDRQLTWEYCDVPQCVTCGLRRYKQPQLRIKGGLFADITSHPWQAAIFVRNRRSPGERFLCGGVLISSCWVLSAAHCFQERYPPNHLKVVLGRTYRLVPGKEEQTFEVEKYIVHKEFDDDTYNNDIALLQLKSDSLTCALESNAVRTVCLPDAGLKLPDWTECELSGYGKHEASSPFFSERLKEAHVRLYPSSRCTSQYLFNRTVTNNMLCAGDTRSGGDQANLHDACQGDSGGPLVCMKDDHMTLVGIISWGLGCGQKGIPGVYTKVTNYLDWVRDNTRP; this is encoded by the exons TGACCTGCAGAGACGAGAAAACGCAGATGACGTACCTGCAACATGAGTCCTGGCTGAGGCCCCTGCTCAGGGGCAACAGGGTGGAGCACTGCTGGTGCAACGGTGGCCGGGCCCAGTGCCACTCGGTGCCCGTCAACA GTTGCAGCAAACCTCAGTGCTTCAATAGGGGGACATGTTGGCAGGCCCTCTATTCCTCAGAGTTTGTCTGCCAGTGCCCTGAAGGGTTCATCGGGAAACGCTGTGAAATAG ATGCCAGCGCCACATGCTACAAGGACCGGGGCGTCACCTACAGAGGCAGGTGGAGCACAGCGGAGAGCGGGGCCGAGTGCGTCAACTGGAACAGCAGCAGCCTGGCCATGAAGCCCTACAGTGGGCGCAGGCCTGATGCCATCAGGCTGGGCCTCGGGAATCACAACTACTGCAG AAACCCAGACCAAGACTCAAAGCCCTGGTGCTACATCTTCAAGGCAGGGAAGTACATCTCCGAGTTCTGCAGCACGCCAGCCTGCGGCAAGG AAAAAGATGGGGACTGCTACCAGGGGAAAGGGCTGGCATACCGCGGCACCCACAGCCTCACCGCGTCTGGGGCCTCCTGCCTCCCGTGGAGTTCCATGATCCTGATGCGCAAGATTTACACCGCCTGGAAGAGCAACGCTCAGGCCCTGGGCCTGGGCAAGCACAATCACTGCCG GAACCCAGATGGGGACGCCCAGCCTTGGTGCCACGTGCTGAAGGATCGCCAGCTGACATGGGAGTATTGCGACGTGCCCCAGTGTG tcacCTGTGGCCTGAGACGGTACAAGCAGCCCCAGCTCCGCATCAAAGGAGGCCTCTTCGCCGACATCACCTCCCACCCGTGGCAGGCCGCCATCTTCGTCAGGAACAGGAGGTCCCCAGGAGAGCGGTTTCTGTGTGGGGGGGTCCTGATCAGCTCCTGTTGGGTGCTGTCGGCCGCCCACTGCTTCCAGGAAAG GTATCCTCCCAACCACCTCAAGGTGGTCCTGGGCAGGACGTACCGGCTGGTCCCTGGGAAGGAGGAGCAGACGTTTGAAGTAGAAAAATACATCGTCCATAAGGAATTCGATGACGACACTTACAACAATGACATAG CGCTGCTGCAGCTGAAATCGGACTCACTGACCTGCGCCCTGGAGAGCAACGCCGTACGCACCGTCTGCCTCCCAGACGCCGGCCTGAAGCTGCCGGACTGGACAGAGTGCGAGCTGTCTGGCTACGGGAAGCACGAGGCCT cttctccattcttttccgAGCGCCTGAAGGAGGCCCATGTCAGGCTGTACCCATCCAGCCGCTGCACTTCCCAGTATTTGTTCAACAGGACTGTCACCAACAACATGCTGTGTGCCGGAGACACACGCAGCGGTGGGGACCAAGCAAACCTGCACGACGCCTGCCAG GGTGACTCGGGTGGCCCCCTCGTGTGTATGAAGGACGACCACATGACCTTGGTCGGCATCAtcagctggggcctgggctgtgGCCAGAAGGGCATCCCGGGCGTGTACACCAAGGTTACTAATTACCTGGACTGGGTTCGGGACAACACACGACCATGA